gaacaaaatattggtctttttggtagctatatccaaataaagaccgatgtaaaccatatacgacacggatgtcgaaaagcccaactcaagtcactgtgtcaaatttcagcgaaatctgattataaatgcgccttttatgggcccaagactttaaatcgaaagatcggtctatatggcagctatatctaaatctgaaccgatctggaccaaattgaagagggatgtcgaagagcgtaatacaactcactgtcccaaattttggctacatcggacaattaaaaccttatatcgagagaccggtctttatggcagctatatccaaatttgaaccgatctgggccaaatagccgtaaattgttgaagagcctaacgcaagtcactgaaccaaattttgccgaaatcggacaataaaagtgggcccacaaccttatatcgagagatcggtctatattgcagctatatccaaatctggaccgatctgagccaaatttatgtcagatgtcgCATGGCCTATGGCattttactgtcccgaatttcgccAGTGAAggtggccgcgttgattgtaaagtcccatgttgatgcaggTATGTGTGGCATAGCCCGTGggggctgccgtgtcctgtttgtgtttgtgtacaTCGTCCTTTCGTGTTTAGTGCttacttttgtatgctggcttgaggtcggcttaggacgataaatgagccttttaatggaccaagaccttaaatcgagacatcggtctatatggcagctatttccaaatctggacccatctaggccaaattaaaggaatatgtcgagtggcctaacacaactcactgtcccaaatttcagcaaaatcgtataataaatatggcttttatgggcgtaagaccctaaatcggcgaatcggtctatatgggggctatatctagatatagcccgatatagcccatcttcgaacttaacctacttctgggcaaaaaaaaatctgtgcaaaattttagctcaatatctccttttttaaagactctaacgtgatttcaatagacggacagacagacggacggacagacagacagacggacggacagacagacagacagacagacggaccgacagacgttcggacggacgaacagacagacgaacggacatggctagatcgtcttagatttttacgctgatcaagaataaatttacattatagggtcggaaatggatattttcaatcggaatgaccaaatgaatattcccccatccatcggtggtgagtataaaaacttattacacagaaaaaaatattttctgacagaaacaaattttttctttatttaagaagtcaagacccaagatgggttaaatggcagctatatcaaaacaaagaccgatttggtccatttacactcctaaccgaccttcactaataagaagtatttgtgcaaaattttaagcggctaaaatgtcttgacgatcaagtatatatcgactttatgggttcttagatccatatttcgaggtattacaaacggattgacgaaattagtatacaccccccatcctatggtggagggtataataaatgaatttagaatgaatttttatgaaaactaaatttctttcaaattttcataaattttaacaCTTTCTATCAAATGAATGACAGCTTCTATAGAAATcacttttttaagttttatttccATTGTTTCTCTTTTCTAAGCCCTCATAggcttttttttattcaataaaatcggCGAATGAACCATGTACCGCGGTTGTCACATAACTCAGCCAACTTACACGACAGTGAGCTccataaaatttggaacaatcaTTAAGCGTATGATGTCCGCTTAGTGAGCGGCTGAACTGTTCATGGCGAGCGACCCAAGGTATGGTATAACTGCaaaattaaatagaaaataCCTTAACAAACAGCAACAAATTAAATTAGCAAACTTTAGTGATCAGCACaccttagaaatatatgaataACATCATGTAGTAGCGAGTAGCCGTAGGGTAGAAGCAAATGACGAGCTTCACACAAGGTTCTCATGAAACAATTACGAGGCTGGAAACCATGCctaaaaattgaattgaacaaAATTAATTTGGTTCCAGTGCGATGGTTGATGCACCTACAAAAGCGACCATTTTTCCATAACATCATAAAATAATCGTTCGGATGTTGTCAGCCGCTGCATATCTGCTACTCGTTTGGTTCTCTTTAAGCAGATTGCCGAATATCCTTCATacaattcatagaaatttttccgTTTGCATTTTGAATATCTTCTGTGCTGTGCCGTGGAGCCATCGCTCCACATTTGGGGAAAATGCAGCAAATTTGGTGGCCTCATGGTGCTAGGTCTATCAGGGGCCTTTGTGGTGAATCTGCTTTCGAGAGCTGCAAACTTCTTCTTAATTAGATCTAAGCCAGTTGGCAGATCGTAGAATACCGTGTACTCGAATAGAACATTCAATCCACGAGGAACACCCGGTAGAATAGATTTGGCATTATTGCCCTGTAACTAGGCCAATTTGAATATGAATGTCTGTGTCTAAGTTGATTTGTCGCATTGTGGATGTGCGCATCTGCCTACTTACTGTGATGGATGCACCCTTTTCAAAGACCAGGAAGCGCTTCTGCCTCTTGACAACAGCGTCATAGCGGCTTGCTGTTGCATTGGCATACAAACGGGCAGGGCGCACACAGAGGAGTAACACTGCGAACAGAAGACTGATGAATGCCATCCTCATGACAGCACATACGGATGCCAATGTTACTCCACAAAGTTCTGGACAAAAACTGAATGCACCAAGAGGCTACGGTCGGCATGCTGCAGCAGCCCACATTGTCACATTCACTCAAATGCTACAAATCAAATATTTGTTGCATAGGCCCTATTTTATGTGTGTTCTACCCTGGCCAATCCTATGGTATTCGGTTGCAATGCTCAATACTTACCAAGAGCAACGTTGACATATGTCAACAGCACATTGGCATGCTAGTCATTGTGCTAAACATCATCATTAATCACCAGGCAATCCATCCTAACTTAAACGGTACAAAAGTAAGAAAACTTTGAATAAAGTTCAATGACTTTGGTAGAGATGGACTAAAGTTGgtcgaagccgaccttttgacaCCGTTGTACCCATCCTGCGTATGCAGACTAAGTCAATGaaactaaaatttgcttaaattttaaatgtagaatttcgaccaaaatacAGATATATTTAAGGAGTCATAAAGGAAATCGTTGTGGAAATTTTGGATAAGATCAGTTGATAAATGCGTCAGCATGGGGTTGCGAGGGCCCAACcgacatttttcaaatttgaacttttttttgaaaattgtggtagctTTTTGGTGCAGTAACTGACACATCGGCGGCGACATTTGGTCAAAatgtcagagctgaattttgcactgatttcAAACACAGTGCAAATATCTTCCGAAAGTTGTATTAATGTCTTCGAACCCTTGACAACGGTGTGCCTATGTTCGCCAAGAATAGAGCTGACTTAGAAAAaatctagctcgagttaggaaaaaggtacgaaatgaaATGCGAGttggcgtaaagtagacgactgaaaccagttacaacaatttttcccgtcatgttttgggggaaaattgacttgtcaaaaatcgaaaattttttatatcccaaaaatcaaacgaaaaaattcctcaaaattcttaggagtgagatttaaCTGCATCGCAATTttgctcaatccgtaaataaagtaccattttgtacgttttagcacctaaatgtacaaatttccaaaaaaaaaaaacaaactgctAGTCGTTCGGTACATGCTTCCAAGATGTGCCTGTATAGCAGatttcagatctgtagctcaatctataaagaaagtacttaattgtaccaattacagcacttaagAACTTTTTATTCCAATCCTGgtacgatttcaacatttcatatttggtacacCCTATCGCATATTTGTCAAGACATCGATCATTTTTagcgaattttttaattttacccttctccgttcacagtaaaagtaaataagcaatttcgtactttttggtaccaaaatgtataatttgttcaaaaatcacttagtcagccaacatatatttcttagtgcAATCTACATGTTAAAGTTCAGTGCTCTTTTTCGTAACAACAttcttttaagccaaatttcgaagttctatCTCAAagaaataggtgaactttgcatagggcgTACAAAGTTCActtatttcgtaccttttttggtacttttttgtttctaaatatccaaaaactcttttggcatcctaatttaggttgccatagtgtacctaaattccaaaattcaaatcTCTAGATCAGTTACcaaacaaggtaccaaaaagtaccaattgaagttctaaacgtaccatttttcccacttccggtagTATTTCGTGaatttttgtcaccaaatcttatGTTTTCGAAAAATCATAATaagtcaccatttcgtactttttagtacctaaatagacgaatatcacaaaacccaGTCTTATCGCGCGCCTTTGACTCAAGACCCTCccttgtgccgaatttcatgactctagctttagccgtttgggatGGGAGGGAGTTGATCTGTCAGTTAGCCAATCAATCAATCAcgcgtctcttttatatatagagagagaaaatttcaacaaaatcggacaactgaatcgagggtcaggcgtaagggttaaaattttgtctttaaaaatatttattgaaatttatctatagaaaaaattttaggaaaatgttgtttgcgACAGGTGAgcataataaaaagactttaaaaatatttatgcaaaatttatattttggttttcaaaaataatctcgagattagattgtctttagagagttttACGCTGAATGTTAGTCCTtaaaaaatgctttaaaatgtagtttttagaaaaaatttaacaataatttctttttataaaaatgttgtctttagaaggACTACGTGGACTTTGTGGCAGTCGTAAAAGAAAGCAAAGtacaaagttttgagaagatcaGTTGATAAATGTGATTGAAAAGGTCTTAGAAGTGAAAGTCGGCCGatagatatgtatgggagctttatctggatctgattttaatcaaattcaCCTTCAATATCGGGACTCATAAAAGACTcctttgtatcaaatttcatgaGAGTCGGTccacaaatgacaatattattgcagtattagtccaaatcagacaaacatgaatatgggagctatatctgaaccgattttttccaataggcttcgtctctaaggGAAAAAAGATGTCCgtgctaaatttgaagacgatcgattGAAATTGCGGGTATAattacaaacaaaaagaaatttttttctctttcttctgcgttaaattttgtagagctCAGGTTTGTTAAACCACACAATGCCTTAAATATTCAGCTTATTTGCTTTAACTTAAAAGAATctgtaaaataatattttgctcTCGTATAAtctaaatatttgtataccctggAAAGACATTGCGATTTTCGTCTTAATTTgctctgaaaaattttcaaatttatacCTTGTTCAAGGTTCAAACCAAAAGAGTCTCATTCGTTGCTCTATGCTGTATAAGGCCAAGTTACTCTGACGTTTTGGGCCAATGCTTTCATATCGTTAACCCAAAATACATTTTACTGGAGCATTatcattgtcaaaatttttggaagactATTCTGATGTATTCTAAGTGGAGACCCAGAGTATacaaatgactgttttccataTCGGTTTCCAGCAAAAGTCCATAGTTTGGTGTAAAACTTGGTGTGGTTAAAACCTTCTTCAAAAAATATCGCTT
This Stomoxys calcitrans chromosome 2, idStoCalc2.1, whole genome shotgun sequence DNA region includes the following protein-coding sequences:
- the LOC106088878 gene encoding uncharacterized protein LOC106088878; translated protein: MAFISLLFAVLLLCVRPARLYANATASRYDAVVKRQKRFLVFEKGASITLQGNNAKSILPGVPRGLNVLFEYTVFYDLPTGLDLIKKKFAALESRFTTKAPDRPSTMRPPNLLHFPQMWSDGSTAQHRRYSKCKRKNFYELYEGYSAICLKRTKRVADMQRLTTSERLFYDVMEKWSLLHGFQPRNCFMRTLCEARHLLLPYGYSLLHDVIHIFLRCADH